The following coding sequences lie in one Lysobacter capsici genomic window:
- a CDS encoding LysR family transcriptional regulator has protein sequence MTTDPQSPRRLPPLRALQAFAAVIRHDGMRRAAEHLHLSHAALSQHVQHLEEAFGLRLLDRSGGGRARPTALGREYGEALIAGFEQIEAATARLRLRSDESRRLVLGAPTSLSVSLLLPRIEEFGADAGFDLQLFCPAAAADLAQGRLHALLMHGDPREQGLQGELLFEQGLLPVASPELIARLDPQRWWQDATPGVRVLHVVSDGWRHDWPAWFGDDPSTWPLPHLSLSSPMPAISAALAGQGIALMYPRLIADRLASGELRTLPSPYPAQVKRLYLAWLPQAQGSGRLERVRDWLGELLGGSAAS, from the coding sequence ATGACCACAGACCCGCAATCCCCCAGGCGCCTGCCACCCCTGCGAGCCCTGCAAGCCTTCGCCGCCGTAATCCGCCACGACGGCATGCGCCGAGCCGCCGAACACCTGCATCTGAGCCACGCCGCGCTGAGCCAGCACGTCCAGCACCTGGAAGAAGCCTTCGGCCTGCGCCTGCTCGACCGCAGCGGCGGCGGACGCGCCCGGCCGACCGCGCTGGGCCGCGAATACGGCGAGGCCTTGATCGCCGGCTTCGAGCAGATCGAAGCGGCGACCGCGCGTTTGCGCCTGCGCAGCGACGAAAGCCGGCGGCTGGTGCTCGGCGCGCCGACCAGCCTCAGCGTGAGCCTGCTGCTGCCGCGGATCGAGGAATTCGGCGCCGACGCCGGCTTCGACCTGCAGCTGTTCTGTCCGGCCGCGGCGGCGGATCTGGCCCAGGGGCGCCTGCACGCGCTGCTGATGCACGGCGATCCGCGCGAGCAGGGGCTGCAGGGTGAGCTGCTGTTCGAACAAGGCTTGTTGCCGGTGGCCTCCCCGGAGCTGATCGCGCGCCTGGACCCACAGCGCTGGTGGCAGGATGCGACGCCGGGCGTGCGCGTGTTGCATGTGGTCAGCGATGGTTGGCGTCACGATTGGCCGGCGTGGTTCGGCGACGATCCGTCGACCTGGCCCCTGCCGCACCTGAGCCTGTCCTCGCCGATGCCGGCGATCAGCGCCGCGCTGGCCGGGCAGGGCATCGCGCTGATGTATCCGCGGCTGATCGCCGATCGCCTGGCCAGCGGCGAATTGCGCACGCTGCCTTCGCCGTATCCGGCGCAGGTCAAGCGGCTGTATCTGGCGTGGTTGCCGCAGGCGCAGGGCAGCGGACGGCTGGAGCGGGTGCGCGATTGGCTGGGCGAGTTGCTGGGCGGGAGCGCTGCGAGCTGA
- a CDS encoding DMT family transporter: protein MASASICLALLGLLSRYTRGLPPELVTWLRFAIPGLILVGLARREDWRAVWSFADRPGWVRAVAVIVSQGCFVLAAMRGDLLHAVLLYNTGPLFIPLIARAWLGERLQPSTLYGLAVGFAGVLVVLQPGRHGLDANALVSLFGGFAMAGSQVLFYRSAQHQPPFRTQFKLYLQAAMVGLPLALIACWRMPAQPFAAQPPLVLALALLGMAACSLGSQSLRDLAYRGMDNASTLAPLMYVAVPVSAALDWLLFGHAARAATLIGAALIVAGAIAALRGNRRAAPVAANSNAGGSA, encoded by the coding sequence ATGGCCTCCGCCTCGATCTGCCTGGCGCTGCTCGGGTTGCTCAGCCGCTACACCCGCGGCTTGCCGCCGGAGCTGGTCACCTGGCTGCGCTTCGCGATCCCCGGCCTGATCCTGGTCGGGCTGGCCCGGCGCGAGGACTGGCGCGCGGTGTGGTCGTTCGCCGACCGGCCCGGTTGGGTGCGCGCGGTGGCGGTGATCGTGTCGCAGGGCTGCTTCGTGCTCGCGGCGATGCGCGGCGACCTGCTGCACGCGGTGCTGCTGTACAACACCGGGCCCTTGTTCATTCCGCTGATCGCGCGCGCCTGGCTCGGCGAGCGCCTGCAACCTTCGACCTTGTACGGCCTGGCGGTCGGGTTCGCGGGTGTGCTGGTGGTGCTGCAGCCCGGCCGGCACGGGCTCGACGCCAATGCGCTGGTGTCGCTGTTCGGCGGCTTCGCGATGGCCGGCTCGCAGGTGCTGTTCTACCGCAGCGCCCAGCATCAGCCGCCGTTTCGCACCCAGTTCAAGCTGTACCTGCAGGCGGCGATGGTCGGCCTGCCGTTGGCGCTGATCGCGTGTTGGCGCATGCCGGCGCAACCGTTCGCCGCGCAACCGCCGCTGGTGTTGGCGCTGGCCCTGCTCGGTATGGCGGCATGCAGCCTCGGCAGTCAGTCGCTGCGCGACCTCGCGTACCGCGGCATGGACAACGCGTCCACCCTGGCTCCGCTTATGTATGTCGCGGTGCCCGTCAGCGCGGCGCTGGACTGGCTGCTGTTCGGGCATGCGGCGCGCGCGGCGACCTTGATCGGTGCGGCGTTGATCGTGGCCGGCGCGATCGCTGCGCTGCGCGGTAATCGCCGTGCGGCGCCGGTCGCCGCGAATTCGAACGCCGGAGGTTCTGCGTGA
- a CDS encoding glutamate--cysteine ligase, which translates to MSGPSQVKDLEIPDIKGGARAVLVDYLASGVRPESDWKIGTEHEKFGFRTDDLRPPTFDGDRGIEALLKGLVQFGWSPVEEKGRVIALTRDDASVSLEPAGQLELSGAPLATLHDTCVEAATHLREVRTVAEPMGLGFLGMGFQPKWRRDEMPWMPKGRYKIMRDYMPKVGSLGLDMMTRTSTVQVNLDVRDEPDMVKKFRVSLALQPIATALFADSPFTEGKPNGYLSYRSHIWTDTDRDRTGLLDFVFEDGFGYERYVDYLLDVPMYFVYRDGNYIDAAGQSFRDYLEAKLPAYPNQRPTLKDWADHTTTAFPEVRLKKYLEMRGADSGPWNRICALSAFWVGLLYDADALDAAWDLVLDFTPAERHALRDGVPQHGFHLPFRDGKVLDLARRALEISAHGLKRRARLNHNGADESIYLEPLTEFVAMGKSPAERKLELFHGAWGGSVDPVFKEFAY; encoded by the coding sequence GTGTCCGGTCCCAGCCAGGTCAAGGATCTCGAGATTCCCGACATCAAGGGCGGCGCGCGCGCCGTGCTGGTGGATTACCTGGCCTCGGGCGTGCGCCCGGAGTCGGATTGGAAGATCGGCACCGAACACGAGAAATTCGGATTCCGCACCGACGACCTGCGGCCGCCGACCTTCGACGGCGATCGCGGCATCGAGGCCTTGCTCAAGGGCCTGGTCCAGTTCGGGTGGTCGCCGGTCGAGGAAAAGGGCCGGGTGATCGCGCTGACCCGCGACGACGCCTCGGTGTCGCTGGAGCCGGCCGGTCAGCTGGAACTGTCGGGCGCGCCGCTGGCGACCCTGCACGACACCTGCGTGGAAGCGGCGACCCACCTGCGCGAAGTGCGCACCGTCGCCGAGCCGATGGGCCTGGGTTTTCTCGGCATGGGCTTCCAGCCCAAGTGGCGCCGCGACGAAATGCCGTGGATGCCGAAAGGCCGCTACAAGATCATGCGCGACTACATGCCCAAGGTCGGCTCGCTCGGCCTGGACATGATGACCCGCACCAGCACCGTGCAGGTCAACCTCGACGTGCGCGACGAGCCCGACATGGTGAAGAAGTTCCGCGTGTCGCTGGCGTTGCAGCCGATCGCGACCGCGCTGTTCGCCGATTCGCCGTTCACCGAAGGCAAGCCGAACGGCTATCTGTCGTACCGCTCGCACATCTGGACCGATACCGATCGCGACCGCACCGGCCTGCTCGATTTCGTGTTCGAGGACGGCTTCGGCTACGAGCGTTATGTCGATTACCTGCTCGATGTGCCGATGTACTTCGTGTACCGCGACGGCAATTACATCGACGCGGCCGGGCAGTCGTTCCGCGATTACCTCGAAGCCAAGCTGCCGGCGTATCCGAACCAGCGCCCGACCTTGAAGGACTGGGCCGACCACACCACCACCGCGTTCCCGGAAGTGCGGCTGAAGAAGTATCTGGAAATGCGCGGCGCCGACTCGGGCCCGTGGAACCGGATCTGCGCGCTGTCGGCGTTCTGGGTCGGCCTGCTGTACGACGCCGATGCGCTCGACGCGGCCTGGGACCTGGTGCTCGACTTCACCCCGGCCGAGCGCCACGCCTTGCGCGACGGCGTGCCGCAGCACGGTTTCCACCTGCCGTTCCGCGACGGCAAGGTGCTGGATCTGGCGCGACGCGCGCTGGAGATTTCCGCGCACGGGTTGAAGCGCCGCGCACGCTTGAACCACAACGGCGCGGACGAATCGATCTATCTCGAACCGCTGACCGAGTTCGTCGCGATGGGCAAGAGCCCGGCCGAACGCAAGCTCGAGCTGTTCCATGGGGCGTGGGGCGGCAGCGTGGATCCGGTGTTCAAGGAATTCGCGTACTGA